The following proteins are encoded in a genomic region of Bradyrhizobium sp. SK17:
- a CDS encoding DUF6492 family protein, which translates to MTPVALLTPTYGRDLEICTLLCESVDRHVTSFSKHYLLVPDCDLSLFAPLASDRRIIIPASSFLPDWLRPLPRMIQRKRRQFWWSLRAKPVNGWHVQQILKIAATIALPYERFCILDSDIVFFRDFDLARFQQPNAIPLLRIADAVTADQPRHSRWLETSHQLIGLPTPPFPAPDFIGHIIFWDKETTRALAERIEAVTGMSWIEALCRTREFSEYLLYGFFVENDAPAAQHHSIVPKAQCISYWDDPTLSKDELTRLLLRADTDDVAFSIASFSGTPVATIREVVAESGTILTSSAVTRPAEFAASC; encoded by the coding sequence ATGACCCCTGTCGCGTTGCTGACCCCGACCTACGGGCGCGATCTGGAAATCTGCACGCTGCTCTGCGAAAGCGTGGATCGCCACGTCACGTCGTTCTCCAAGCATTATCTGCTGGTCCCGGATTGCGATCTGTCGCTGTTCGCGCCGCTGGCAAGCGATCGCCGCATCATCATTCCGGCCTCTTCCTTCCTGCCTGACTGGCTGCGGCCGCTGCCGCGCATGATCCAGCGCAAGCGCCGCCAGTTCTGGTGGTCGCTGCGGGCCAAGCCGGTGAACGGCTGGCACGTGCAGCAGATCCTGAAGATCGCAGCGACCATCGCGCTGCCTTATGAGCGGTTCTGCATCCTGGATTCCGACATCGTGTTCTTTCGCGATTTCGATCTCGCGCGCTTCCAGCAGCCGAACGCGATCCCGCTGCTGCGGATCGCCGACGCCGTGACCGCCGACCAGCCGCGGCATTCGCGCTGGCTCGAGACCAGCCACCAGTTGATCGGCCTGCCGACCCCGCCGTTTCCGGCGCCGGACTTCATCGGACACATCATCTTCTGGGACAAAGAGACCACCCGTGCGCTTGCCGAGCGCATCGAGGCGGTCACCGGAATGAGCTGGATCGAGGCGTTGTGCCGGACCCGCGAGTTCTCCGAATATCTGCTGTACGGCTTCTTCGTCGAGAACGACGCGCCCGCCGCGCAGCACCACAGCATCGTGCCCAAGGCGCAATGCATCAGCTATTGGGATGACCCGACACTGAGCAAGGACGAGCTCACCCGGCTGCTGCTGCGCGCCGACACGGATGACGTCGCGTTCTCCATCGCATCCTTCTCGGGCACGCCGGTCGCGACCATTCGCGAGGTCGTGGCCGAGAGCGGCACGATCCTGACATCATCGGCGGTCACCCGGCCGGCGGAGTTCGCCGCATCATGCTGA
- a CDS encoding cupin domain-containing protein, with product MTASNRSWRYLLMPLALAGMLSVSSAAELNPAAVTYKLPDQIPWSPVDARGAQNAVVVGDPSKPGFYMVYTKWTKGNHFSRPHFHPNDRYIVVLKGTWWVGSGPKFDPDHGTVAMPAGSFVTHYGKQVHWDGAKDEDAVLLIMGEGPATATEVEQK from the coding sequence ATGACGGCATCGAACCGATCCTGGCGCTACCTGTTGATGCCGCTGGCCCTTGCCGGCATGCTGAGCGTCAGCTCCGCCGCCGAGCTCAATCCGGCTGCCGTCACCTACAAGCTGCCGGACCAGATCCCCTGGAGCCCGGTCGACGCGCGCGGCGCGCAGAACGCCGTCGTGGTCGGCGATCCCTCGAAGCCCGGCTTCTACATGGTCTACACCAAATGGACCAAGGGCAATCATTTCAGCCGTCCGCACTTCCATCCCAACGACCGCTACATCGTCGTACTCAAGGGCACCTGGTGGGTCGGCTCGGGTCCGAAGTTCGATCCCGATCACGGCACCGTGGCGATGCCGGCCGGAAGCTTCGTCACCCATTACGGCAAGCAGGTGCATTGGGACGGCGCCAAGGACGAGGACGCCGTGCTGCTTATCATGGGCGAAGGCCCGGCGACCGCGACCGAAGTGGAACAGAAGTAG
- a CDS encoding DUF1080 domain-containing protein, with the protein MKKHLSIVAAGLMIGVAALQFSTAASGQDGWVTLLDSTKKGDWDEVGKANWAMKDGALVADKLDGKELSYLVSKTPYKDFQIRAEFWTDEDANSGVFIRCEGNKVIDSKVCYEVNIFDKRPDPTYGTGAIVDVGKVDPMPKAAGKWNVYEITAQGPHFVVTLNGQKTVDAQDSKHASGYIALQYGSGVVKFRKVQIKPL; encoded by the coding sequence GTGAAGAAGCATTTGTCGATAGTGGCGGCGGGATTGATGATCGGTGTGGCCGCGCTGCAATTTTCGACCGCCGCATCGGGGCAGGACGGTTGGGTCACGCTGCTCGACAGCACCAAGAAAGGTGACTGGGACGAGGTCGGCAAGGCCAATTGGGCCATGAAGGACGGCGCGCTGGTGGCCGACAAGCTCGACGGCAAGGAGCTCTCCTATCTCGTCAGCAAGACCCCCTACAAGGATTTCCAGATCAGGGCCGAGTTCTGGACCGACGAGGATGCCAACAGTGGCGTCTTCATCCGTTGCGAAGGCAACAAGGTGATCGACTCCAAGGTCTGCTACGAGGTCAACATCTTCGACAAGCGGCCGGATCCGACCTACGGCACCGGCGCGATCGTCGACGTCGGCAAGGTCGATCCGATGCCGAAGGCGGCCGGCAAGTGGAACGTCTACGAGATCACGGCGCAGGGGCCGCATTTCGTGGTGACGCTGAACGGCCAGAAGACCGTCGACGCCCAGGACTCCAAGCACGCCAGCGGCTACATCGCGCTCCAGTATGGTTCGGGCGTGGTCAAGTTCCGCAAGGTGCAGATCAAGCCGCTCTGA
- a CDS encoding lipopolysaccharide biosynthesis protein: MLIGQASINLTANVLSALLGLFSVFVFTRLFAPHDYGIYLLGTGFASVISVFLVGWFRNLILSGHARDDGTDIRGLVASGYLICCLTAPITWLLARLVGLDATAAFAAVALSIAIGLFELTQDLLRARLKALSVMRATLVRAGALLALGVVVALIGPTGFVLLLAAASAYLVAVLVQARSAWRGTIISFDRAGLRSLARTGLPLTLSLTLLAISSVTDRFMIANLIGAADAGKYVAALDLVRQTLMMPAMSMAAAFFPMAVQIQARQGDAAVRTHLADCLELLAGVTLPACLGFAVIAPHVANVILGPDFRALAGEIMPVIALAVLFQVLTQQYLHASFLLSGRNSFYLINTASIIAANVILSYALVKLHGTVGAAWARLGADVAGFACALLLTRLAYPIPIPLGRLALIVIAALAMALTVGALDRALHLADLPASIVLVGAGFAVYAALCWLFDIARLRGRLKQGLIMFRTKLANSNVG; this comes from the coding sequence ATGCTGATCGGACAGGCCAGCATCAACCTGACCGCCAACGTGCTCTCGGCGCTGCTTGGGCTGTTCAGCGTATTCGTCTTCACGCGGCTGTTCGCGCCGCATGATTACGGCATCTATCTGCTCGGCACCGGCTTCGCCTCGGTCATCTCGGTGTTCCTCGTTGGCTGGTTCCGTAACCTGATCCTGAGCGGCCATGCCCGCGACGATGGCACCGACATCCGCGGCCTGGTGGCGTCGGGCTATCTGATCTGCTGCCTCACCGCGCCGATCACCTGGCTGCTGGCCCGGTTGGTCGGCCTCGATGCCACCGCGGCGTTCGCCGCCGTCGCGCTTTCGATCGCGATCGGCCTGTTCGAGCTGACGCAGGATCTACTGCGCGCGCGGCTGAAGGCGCTCTCGGTCATGAGGGCAACGCTGGTTCGCGCCGGCGCCCTGCTCGCCCTTGGCGTCGTCGTTGCGCTGATCGGCCCGACCGGCTTCGTGCTGTTGCTCGCCGCGGCTTCGGCCTACCTCGTCGCCGTGCTGGTGCAGGCACGCAGCGCCTGGCGAGGCACCATCATCAGCTTCGACCGCGCCGGCTTGCGATCGCTCGCCCGCACCGGTCTGCCGCTGACCTTGTCGCTGACGCTGCTCGCGATCTCGAGCGTGACCGACCGTTTCATGATCGCCAACCTGATCGGCGCCGCCGACGCCGGCAAATATGTCGCGGCGCTCGACCTGGTGCGCCAGACCCTGATGATGCCGGCGATGAGCATGGCCGCGGCCTTCTTCCCGATGGCCGTGCAGATTCAGGCCCGGCAGGGCGACGCCGCGGTCAGGACCCATCTCGCCGATTGCCTCGAACTGCTTGCCGGCGTCACGCTGCCGGCCTGTCTCGGCTTCGCCGTGATCGCCCCGCATGTCGCCAACGTCATCCTTGGCCCCGACTTCCGCGCGCTGGCCGGCGAGATCATGCCGGTCATCGCGCTCGCCGTGCTGTTCCAGGTGCTGACGCAGCAATATCTGCATGCGAGCTTCCTGCTGTCCGGCCGCAACTCGTTCTACCTGATCAACACCGCCTCGATCATCGCGGCCAACGTGATCCTGTCCTACGCGCTGGTCAAACTCCATGGCACGGTCGGCGCAGCCTGGGCGCGCCTCGGCGCCGACGTCGCCGGTTTCGCCTGCGCGCTGCTGCTGACCCGGTTGGCCTATCCGATTCCGATCCCGCTCGGCCGCCTCGCGCTGATCGTCATCGCCGCGCTCGCGATGGCGCTCACCGTGGGGGCGCTGGACCGCGCCCTGCACCTCGCCGATCTGCCCGCCAGCATCGTGCTGGTCGGTGCGGGGTTCGCGGTCTACGCCGCGCTCTGCTGGCTGTTCGACATCGCGCGCCTGCGCGGCCGACTCAAGCAAGGCCTCATCATGTTCCGCACCAAACTCGCAAACAGCAACGTTGGATAA
- a CDS encoding DUF2171 domain-containing protein translates to MATAADIREHMDVISSDKKTVGKVDHMEGTDKIKLTKQSSPDGQHHHFIPLSWVDRVDQHVHLNKSGSDVAAHWQHGRQ, encoded by the coding sequence ATGGCGACAGCAGCCGACATTCGGGAACATATGGACGTGATCTCGTCGGACAAGAAAACGGTCGGCAAGGTCGACCACATGGAAGGCACCGACAAGATCAAGCTGACCAAGCAAAGCTCGCCCGACGGCCAGCACCATCATTTCATTCCGCTGTCCTGGGTCGACCGTGTCGACCAGCACGTCCATCTCAACAAATCCGGCTCCGACGTCGCGGCGCATTGGCAGCACGGCCGCCAATAG
- a CDS encoding polysaccharide deacetylase family protein, with product MNALWSEARVKVSHRLAMHVQVERFRLNNAAPMVSFTFDDLPKSAATLGADILESYGARGTFYVSGGLVGLDARFWATGNADDVVSLHRRGHEVGCHTFSHRRACDLDEGSLTAEIARNRTYLHSLDPTMPVETFAYPFGYGSYARKHQLKSEFRTCRSIMPGVNSGEVDLQFLRAMPLIDRQMSRERIDAAFGEAANTNGWLIFYSHDVADAPSLYGCSPDLMTYTLEAAARRNMPVLTMAEAFRCARA from the coding sequence ATGAATGCACTGTGGTCGGAAGCCAGGGTCAAGGTCAGCCACCGGCTCGCGATGCATGTCCAGGTCGAACGCTTTCGCCTGAACAACGCCGCACCGATGGTGTCCTTCACTTTTGACGATCTGCCGAAGAGCGCCGCGACGCTGGGCGCGGATATCCTCGAATCCTACGGCGCCCGCGGCACGTTCTACGTGTCGGGCGGGCTGGTCGGGCTCGACGCACGCTTCTGGGCGACCGGCAACGCCGATGATGTCGTCTCGCTGCATCGCCGCGGCCATGAGGTCGGCTGCCACACCTTCTCGCACCGTCGCGCCTGCGACCTCGACGAGGGTTCGCTCACCGCGGAGATCGCGCGCAATCGAACCTATCTCCACTCACTCGACCCAACCATGCCGGTCGAGACCTTCGCTTACCCGTTCGGCTACGGCTCCTATGCGCGAAAACATCAGTTGAAGTCCGAATTCCGGACCTGCCGCAGCATCATGCCCGGCGTCAACAGCGGCGAGGTCGACCTCCAGTTCCTGCGTGCCATGCCGCTGATCGATCGCCAGATGTCCCGCGAGCGGATCGATGCGGCCTTTGGCGAGGCGGCGAACACTAACGGCTGGTTAATTTTCTACAGCCACGACGTCGCGGACGCGCCGAGCCTCTACGGCTGCTCGCCCGACCTCATGACCTACACGCTGGAGGCGGCGGCACGGCGCAACATGCCGGTATTGACGATGGCGGAGGCGTTCCGATGCGCCCGCGCTTAA
- a CDS encoding exopolysaccharide transport family protein yields MLSYDQPIERAKSEPRRATGPAGFNVLELIRLLWQRKVAILSAALLCACVAVAIGKSLTPKYTAGAQLYVDPRELQLVDRELTPRAQDVSGLAMVVESQSRLITSNNVLLQVIRDTNLVKDPEFGAGVAGKGLFGSLLGLFGIEPRQTAEQQQQIEMKTLDTLNRHINVKKTDRTFIVDIDVWSYDPVKAAMLSNAIAKAYLTESKQSQADAARRATRDLSGRLKELQQRLHNAEEALATYKAQNNFVGSQDNLLTDQQLSLGNQRLAAARAQTLDAQAKYDQIEASRRGSMDPGAIPEALQSPTMANLRAQYAEAKKRQAELQSDLGPRHPMLRQVAQQVDDLKRSIKDEIDRFALSAKNDLTRARDYEASLAKALDVQKQQSVQMGQASVRLRQLDREVEASREVYQSFLKRSRETEEQESLNTSSARVIGDATIPQQRTFPPAMSVLAMIGFMFGGLAAAGWFVTANQLAPGADPIRPKLQPKQDAAAERQPAPADAKQSVAATPLARPAARQIDRPVIEKPLIAELQESDVIRTLGGILTGDSPADVTRFGWPTLRTSSALGPFSNTMRQIHAALAAGNAIPVLAVIGTGGASDRSIVALNIALAAARDGARVLLIDADTAAHALTDRVAHPAQSKPGRLDWLTIGSKVASTVNTVNGIAILPAIKDDPAKTNAAILKAIAQARAAGDHELVILDGPPMPWGAAERRLFDIADGLLAALPVDRDINASMEDIIAALGGTERKLAGVVLDELQSPAASQQHDRQYA; encoded by the coding sequence ATGCTTAGCTACGACCAGCCGATAGAGCGGGCCAAGTCGGAGCCGCGCCGGGCCACAGGCCCGGCCGGCTTCAACGTGCTCGAACTGATCCGGCTGCTGTGGCAGCGCAAGGTCGCGATCCTGTCCGCGGCCCTGCTCTGCGCCTGCGTCGCGGTTGCGATCGGCAAGAGCCTGACACCGAAATACACCGCAGGTGCCCAGCTCTATGTCGATCCGCGCGAGTTGCAACTCGTCGATCGCGAGCTGACCCCACGCGCCCAGGACGTCTCCGGCCTCGCCATGGTGGTCGAAAGCCAGTCGCGCCTGATCACGTCGAACAACGTGCTGCTCCAGGTGATCCGCGACACCAATCTCGTCAAGGATCCGGAGTTCGGCGCCGGCGTTGCGGGCAAGGGCCTGTTCGGCTCGCTGCTCGGTCTGTTCGGCATCGAGCCGCGGCAGACGGCGGAGCAGCAACAGCAGATCGAGATGAAGACGCTCGACACGCTGAACCGCCACATCAACGTCAAGAAGACCGATCGCACCTTCATCGTCGACATCGACGTGTGGTCGTACGACCCGGTCAAGGCCGCGATGCTCTCCAACGCGATCGCCAAGGCCTATCTCACTGAATCCAAGCAATCGCAGGCCGACGCGGCGCGGCGCGCCACCCGCGACCTCTCCGGCCGCTTGAAGGAGTTGCAGCAGCGCCTGCACAACGCCGAAGAAGCGCTCGCGACCTACAAGGCGCAGAACAATTTCGTCGGTTCGCAGGACAATCTGCTGACCGACCAGCAGCTCTCGCTCGGCAACCAGCGGCTCGCCGCCGCGCGGGCGCAGACGCTCGACGCCCAGGCCAAGTATGACCAGATCGAGGCCAGCCGACGCGGATCGATGGACCCGGGCGCGATCCCGGAAGCATTGCAGTCACCGACCATGGCCAATCTGCGCGCGCAATACGCCGAGGCGAAGAAGCGGCAGGCCGAGTTGCAGAGCGACCTCGGGCCACGACATCCGATGCTGCGCCAGGTCGCGCAGCAGGTCGATGACCTCAAACGCTCCATCAAGGACGAGATCGACCGCTTTGCACTGTCCGCGAAGAACGACCTGACCCGGGCCCGCGACTACGAGGCATCGCTCGCCAAGGCCTTGGACGTCCAGAAGCAGCAGAGCGTACAGATGGGCCAGGCGTCGGTACGGTTGCGCCAGCTCGACCGCGAAGTCGAAGCCAGCCGTGAGGTGTATCAGTCCTTCCTCAAGCGCTCGCGCGAGACCGAGGAGCAGGAGAGCCTCAACACCTCGAGCGCGCGCGTGATCGGCGACGCCACGATCCCGCAGCAGCGCACCTTCCCGCCGGCGATGAGCGTGCTCGCGATGATCGGCTTCATGTTCGGCGGGCTCGCTGCCGCGGGCTGGTTCGTCACCGCAAACCAGCTGGCGCCCGGCGCCGATCCGATTCGTCCGAAGCTCCAGCCGAAGCAGGACGCCGCCGCAGAGCGGCAGCCGGCGCCGGCCGACGCCAAGCAATCCGTGGCGGCCACCCCCTTGGCGCGGCCGGCGGCCCGCCAGATCGACCGGCCGGTGATCGAGAAGCCGCTGATTGCCGAATTGCAGGAATCCGACGTCATTCGCACGCTCGGCGGCATCCTGACAGGCGACAGCCCCGCCGACGTCACCCGGTTCGGCTGGCCGACGCTGCGCACCAGCTCGGCGCTGGGCCCGTTCTCGAACACGATGCGGCAGATCCATGCGGCGCTGGCGGCCGGCAACGCCATTCCGGTGCTGGCCGTGATCGGCACTGGCGGCGCTTCCGATCGCAGCATCGTCGCGCTGAACATCGCGCTGGCCGCCGCGCGCGACGGCGCCCGTGTCCTGTTGATCGACGCCGACACGGCCGCCCACGCCCTGACCGACAGGGTCGCGCATCCCGCTCAGAGCAAGCCTGGCCGGCTCGACTGGCTCACCATCGGCAGCAAGGTTGCCTCCACCGTCAACACCGTCAACGGCATCGCGATCCTGCCGGCGATCAAGGATGATCCGGCCAAGACCAACGCGGCAATCCTCAAGGCGATCGCGCAGGCGCGCGCCGCCGGCGACCACGAGCTCGTGATCCTCGACGGACCGCCGATGCCTTGGGGCGCGGCTGAACGACGGCTGTTCGACATCGCCGATGGTTTGCTTGCAGCACTGCCAGTTGATCGCGACATCAACGCGTCGATGGAAGACATCATCGCCGCGCTCGGCGGCACCGAACGCAAGCTCGCGGGCGTCGTTCTCGACGAGTTGCAGTCTCCCGCTGCAAGCCAGCAGCACGACAGGCAGTATGCGTGA
- a CDS encoding glycoside hydrolase family 5 protein, producing MLRPSITAVIAAASVLLSVAARACPSLIEGVPADRLEALSRGVNADGWIADPRSAPPRSLLLALRKAGLTHIRLPVPADGVMPRFASKLDIGRHMQTVDAALKTLLQLGYAVSIDLHSGERFNPLHKDDPAAAMIEMKSAWGELATIMQRYPSDRVFAELLNEPEVDAAQWQSEVPDLAGFIRNLLPQTTLITGPVNWQRADSLPGFTPLDDPNVVYAIHFYDPMVFTHQAHWDQNEPLHYITGLPYPIRADDPRVQQLREQLTAQNHREALAMVDRATPDRGIDKWLAPAAAWQQKYSRPIIINEFGVLKAGAPRDSRLRWLAGVTDYARQQCWGWTHWEMMQGFGLADAVTGKPDREALKALLGTR from the coding sequence ATGCTGAGGCCCTCGATCACCGCGGTCATCGCCGCCGCATCCGTTCTGCTGTCGGTCGCCGCACGGGCCTGCCCCAGCCTGATCGAAGGCGTTCCCGCGGACCGGCTCGAGGCGCTGTCACGCGGCGTCAATGCCGACGGCTGGATCGCCGATCCGCGATCGGCGCCGCCGCGCAGCCTGCTGCTCGCGCTGCGCAAGGCCGGCCTGACCCATATCCGGCTGCCGGTGCCCGCCGACGGCGTCATGCCGCGGTTCGCCAGCAAGCTGGATATCGGCCGGCATATGCAAACCGTCGACGCCGCGCTGAAGACACTGCTCCAGCTCGGCTATGCCGTGTCGATCGACCTGCATTCGGGCGAGCGCTTCAACCCGCTGCACAAGGACGATCCTGCCGCGGCCATGATCGAGATGAAGAGTGCCTGGGGCGAACTCGCGACGATCATGCAGCGCTATCCCTCCGATCGCGTCTTCGCCGAGCTCCTGAACGAACCCGAAGTCGATGCGGCACAATGGCAAAGCGAGGTCCCGGATCTCGCCGGCTTCATCCGCAATCTGCTTCCGCAAACCACCCTGATCACGGGCCCGGTCAACTGGCAGCGCGCGGATTCGCTGCCGGGGTTCACGCCGCTCGACGATCCCAATGTCGTCTATGCCATCCACTTCTACGACCCGATGGTGTTCACCCATCAGGCGCATTGGGATCAGAACGAGCCGCTCCACTATATCACCGGACTGCCCTATCCGATCCGGGCCGACGATCCCAGGGTTCAACAGTTGCGTGAGCAGCTCACGGCGCAGAACCATCGCGAGGCGCTGGCGATGGTGGACCGCGCCACCCCCGACCGCGGCATCGACAAATGGCTCGCGCCCGCGGCCGCCTGGCAGCAAAAATACTCACGTCCGATCATCATCAACGAATTCGGCGTGCTCAAGGCCGGCGCGCCGCGCGACAGCCGGCTGCGCTGGCTTGCCGGGGTCACGGACTACGCCCGGCAGCAGTGCTGGGGCTGGACCCACTGGGAAATGATGCAGGGCTTTGGCCTGGCCGACGCGGTGACCGGCAAGCCCGATCGCGAAGCGCTGAAGGCGCTGCTGGGGACACGCTAA
- a CDS encoding bifunctional 2-polyprenyl-6-hydroxyphenol methylase/3-demethylubiquinol 3-O-methyltransferase UbiG, which translates to MTESLALASRSDPTAELPVAASAVVHPDSLLELPPGEAKQSLLTVHSILEARLPAGPLAIYEAGGGSTSYLPLGVLDRAHVTVVDNDPDQIRNNTYAQEAVLGDIQTYRFPTQRFDLIICYNVIEHVPDVEATLSGFCEALKPNGLLLIGAPNPKSLSGVVTKYSPHWFHVWFYRHIRGKPKAGLPGEAPFPTHFHPMVTLANLEAFVAQRGLQVIYRKTYESPRYPEMRRRKPLLAAAVDVLARTMNAFLPGKIDVRHGDYHVILRKLGS; encoded by the coding sequence ATGACCGAATCCCTTGCGCTTGCCTCACGGAGTGATCCGACCGCCGAGTTGCCGGTGGCGGCGTCCGCGGTCGTCCATCCGGACTCGCTGCTCGAATTGCCGCCCGGCGAAGCCAAGCAGAGCCTGTTGACGGTTCACAGCATCCTCGAGGCCCGGCTGCCGGCTGGACCGCTTGCGATCTACGAGGCCGGCGGCGGCTCGACCAGCTACCTGCCGCTCGGCGTGCTGGACCGCGCCCATGTCACCGTCGTCGACAACGACCCCGACCAGATCCGGAACAACACCTACGCGCAGGAAGCGGTGCTCGGCGACATCCAGACCTATCGCTTCCCGACGCAGCGGTTCGACCTGATCATCTGCTACAATGTCATCGAGCACGTCCCCGACGTCGAAGCCACCTTGAGCGGCTTCTGCGAGGCGTTGAAACCAAACGGGCTGTTGCTGATCGGCGCGCCCAACCCGAAATCGCTGTCGGGCGTCGTCACCAAATACTCACCGCACTGGTTCCACGTCTGGTTCTATCGCCACATCCGCGGCAAGCCGAAAGCCGGACTGCCAGGCGAGGCACCGTTCCCGACCCATTTCCATCCAATGGTGACGCTCGCCAATCTGGAAGCGTTCGTGGCGCAGCGCGGGCTGCAAGTGATCTACCGGAAGACTTATGAGAGCCCGCGCTATCCTGAAATGCGCCGGCGCAAGCCGCTGCTCGCCGCGGCGGTCGACGTGCTGGCCCGAACGATGAATGCATTTCTGCCGGGCAAGATCGACGTCCGGCACGGCGACTATCATGTGATCTTGCGGAAGCTTGGCTCATGA